From Halococcus saccharolyticus DSM 5350, the proteins below share one genomic window:
- a CDS encoding DUF7513 family protein has translation MSRLSALFEGVQFRTNRPTFEPGEEIAAFVTGYENGNGVVRIGDTVLHLTDATPDLVDTQVRLRVEGFDDNDHVGRATVLDEIGDSSF, from the coding sequence ATGAGCCGACTGAGTGCGCTGTTCGAAGGGGTGCAGTTTCGAACGAACAGGCCGACGTTCGAGCCGGGCGAGGAGATCGCAGCGTTCGTCACCGGCTACGAGAACGGAAATGGTGTCGTGCGGATCGGCGATACGGTGCTCCACCTCACCGACGCCACACCCGATCTCGTCGATACCCAGGTTCGGCTCCGTGTCGAGGGGTTCGACGACAACGATCACGTCGGGCGTGCGACCGTGCTCGACGAAATCGGCGACAGTTCGTTCTGA